In Panthera tigris isolate Pti1 chromosome D2, P.tigris_Pti1_mat1.1, whole genome shotgun sequence, one DNA window encodes the following:
- the FOXI2 gene encoding forkhead box protein I2 has protein sequence MASYRDGSGACPVPHSQAGATAHPAAYARADLGAGAGAQCPWLNAPALSPAPYTAGPRPAPPYAAPGPLLGAPGGLAGADLAWLSLSGQQELLRLVRPPYSYSALIAMAIQSAPLRKLTLSQIYQYVAGNFPFYKRSKAGWQNSIRHNLSLNDCFKKVPREEDDPGKGNYWTLDPNCEKMFDNGNFRRKRKRRGEVSAAAASGAGSPGGARAPELEALGAASPDLQAPPSPPAPEAATCLSGFASAMGALAGGLGTFPAGLAGDFSVGRPTTVAAHGPRAPGPAPGFGAGRQTPAFRVDPFVYRREGTEV, from the exons ATGGCCTCGTACCGCGACGGCTCGGGTGCGTGTCCCGTCCCGCACAGCCAGGCCGGGGCCACCGCGCACCCCGCGGCCTACGCGCGCGCCGATctgggcgcgggggcgggggcccaGTGCCCGTGGCTGAACGCACCGGCTCTCAGCCCCGCGCCCTACACCGCCGGCCCCCGGCCCGCGCCCCCCTACGCGGCCCCCGGCCCGCTCCTCGGCGCCCCGGGCGGCCTGGCGGGCGCAGACCTCGCGTGGCTGAGCCTCTCGGGCCAGCAGGAGCTGCTGAGGCTGGTGCGGCCGCCCTACTCGTACTCGGCGCTCATCGCCATGGCCATCCAGAGCGCGCCGCTGCGGAAGCTGACGCTCAGCCAGATCTACCAGTACGTGGCCGGCAACTTCCCCTTCTACAAGCGCAGCAAGGCAGGCTGGCAGAACTCCATCCGCCACAACCTGTCGCTCAACGACTGCTTCAAGAAGGTGCCCCGCGAGGAGGACGACccag GTAAGGGCAATTACTGGACCCTGGACCCAAACTGCGAGAAGATGTTCGACAACGGCAACTTCCGacggaagaggaagaggagaggagaggtgagCGCCGCCGCAGCCTCGGGAGCCGGGAGCCCCGGAGGAGCCAGGGCGCCGGAGCTGGAGGCCCTGGGCGCCGCCTCCCCGGACCTGCAGGCCCCGCCGTCCCCGCCCGCGCCCGAGGCGGCCACCTGCCTGTCCGGTTTCGCCTCGGCCATGGGCGCCCTGGCTGGCGGCCTCGGTACCTTCCCCGCGGGCCTGGCGGGGGACTTCTCAGTCGGGAGACCGACGACGGTCGCCGCCCACGGGCCCCGGGCCCCAGGCCCCGCACCCGGCTTCGGTGCCGGACGTCAGACCCCCGCCTTCCGCGTGGACCCCTTCGTCTACCGTCGGGAGGGGACCGAAGTGTAG